The genomic segment tttatttattcttagtttttggtttatttaattttttacccAAGGGGAGGtagaacaataaaaacaaatataaatacacaaacataaaaacaatagaATGATAAACAAGCAGTAAATAATATGCTATCAAATAAGTATTGTTTTTTAGGTAAAGGACATTTTCCTTTTATAGTTGTTGACCTTTATCTTTTCATGATTGATGATTTTGGTggaatgttttgagttttttgatAAATTGTTAAATTCTTTGAATTTTCACCTATTCCacagtttgaaaaaaaattgataaatggCCAGGATATAATGCCCattcaaatactttctttatAAAATAATACTGTCAAACTTAGGAAGAACATTTATACTACATGGAAAAATAGATCCTAGAATTTAGCTAAAATGCTaacaaaagtattaaaaaatattaaataaaaaaaattaccagaAACATTTTAAACCATGTATTTGAGTCAGAAAACTGCGACAAACAAATAGCTGCAGCTCAAGAACTAGGCCTCCAGCAGCTTGTACTTAAGACTAACAGTTGGCATCAAGTAATGAAAAAAGAATTAAAGTGGCAaacctgtgattttttttttttaatagatatttGAAGGAATGCAAGTAATTCTCCAGCTGGTCAATACATGTTAAATAAGGGGTCTTCTAATTAAAAATACACCGACTAAGCAACTAATCAAGGTAAAACAACTACTGAATAGTGCATGGGAATATGCAGTTCATTTTCTTCCAATATAAACCTACAGACATGGTGCAGCGCTGAAACTCACTTCTCTTTCACGGTCTCAAGCTTGAAGATATGCACTGTCTCCGTGTTACTGGAGGCAGACAAGAACATGCCATCCATGCTGAACGCCAAAGAGCAAATGCTAACACACCTAGAAAGAACAGAAAAGTGAGTGAGCACACAAATCACGGCTGCAGGAAGAGCACACCACAGCAATTCTGCAGACAAAACAACCCACGCTGCACCCTGGAGAGTCTCAGAGACATTAAGCATAAGGGCAGGAGTCATTAATCCCATACTACTGTCTGCACCACCCTtgaagaggtggggagggagaggaagaggaagaggagatatTAAATGGTCATTCCTATAATGCAAAACCACCTGCATGTGGGAATACTCTGGCAGGCCCTTGTTTTTCTTCTCTATCAATAAAGCAATCAACATGGCCTACATACTATTCAACATTTAACTAGGACTTAAGACACAGAGAGCCAACCTCAAATGAGAATAGGCAACGGAAACGATGCCTAGCAGAAAAATCCTTCATACAGACATTTTGGGAATGGTTGTTTATACTTCTAGGGTctttcaaaatgtgaaaaactATTTAACATTCTGCAGCGGAGAGCCAGTTTTTCACTGCATAGCAACCACAGCCGGTAAATGGAACAGAGTATTAACTATTCTTCAAGGACAATTCCCTACCAAGCAAAAGAACTTCAAGTTAAAATGAGAAGTACTCTAAAACAATCAGCTGCAGAGCATTAACTTGTACTACTGCACCTCTTTACTCCTCTTCTGAACTCAAACAGCTTCTGTCCTTCTGGAATGGAAAACACACGAATTACTGTCCCctggaaaggaggaaaaaaaagcaaagctaTAGACTCCAAGGGAGAGCTTCAGTGAAGGACACTTCAGATGCAAATCGCCAGAGGGGCAGGAAAACGTGTTTTTCAGCAGTGAAACTATCGTTAAGTATGAATGTGCAAATTAAGGCATTAGGCACGAAGGGGAACTCTTAAGAGACTTCACGGCTGCAGGGGTAGGCACACAAAATAGCCAGGTTCCAATAATCACCTTACTAACAACCCTCAAATATCTTATTGCTATcacaatatatattttaatagtttttaaatgtttcctcTTGCCAAGCAGAGGGATGTGTCATTATGAGAAAAGCCTAACTGTCAAGGAAATGGAGGAGCTCTCTAGaaggcagatacagtacagtgcgctccggtggagcgcactgttagcctgcgattggccgcgtgtttttgacacgctattaccccttattcagtaaggggtaatagcgtgtcgaaaacgcgggCCAAatccctgaaactaatagcgcccgcaacatgcaaatgcatgttgatggccctattagctattcccgcgccatacagaaagtaacgcctgcccaaaggctggcgataatttctgccggcaccaggaaagtgcacagaaaagcagaaaaaaatgtttttctgtacaccctccgacttaatattatagcgAAATTAacttggaggccccaaaagtaaaaaaaaattaaaaaataaataattaaagatcggcccgcgggtcggaagacggacgctcaattatgccggcaaccgttttccgaacccgtggctgttagcgggtttgagaaccgaagccggcaaaattgagcgtctgctgtcaaacccgctgacagccgccgttcctgtcaaaaaggaggcgctagggacgcgctagtgtccctagcacctctttttaccgcgggccctcatttaaatactggatcgtgcgcccagaagagtggcctgggcgcgcgttgggagagcgggcgctcgcctcggagcgccggctctcccaccgattttactgtatcggcctgtcggTGAGGTAAACCCAACGTAGAGAAATCATGGCATCCAGCAGCTGCTGGATTTTAAGATGCTCAGTGCTGCTTCTTATTTTTCAGTGAAATGGAAAGGTCTCAGATGTCTGAGCCAGTCTGTATAACTAATGGTTCAAAATGAGGAACAGAGCTCTTCCTACTGCCATTGGCATGATAAACATGAGGCAATGCCTCTACTTCCACTCTTACAGACATTTTAAGTACCAGAGCTAAGAAAAACATTGCATGGCTATTCAAATCATAAACTGGTAACCTGTTTAACGGAAAACtatgacaaataaatatatatatatatatatatatatatatatatatatatctatctatcttacCTTCTCGGATGCCGTTGCGAGTTTCATGCCACTTGCATCAAAAGCCAGGGCAGCCAGGGGACTGTCATGAGCTGGGATCATATTGGCGGCTCTCTGCAAAAAGCAACCACCAACATGGAAAGCTGAGCAACAGAACAAATGCACCAACAATGGTTCTTAAGCAACGTGCAGCTACGCACAATTAATTGCTGTGTtactctcactagtaatgcaaaaAAACATTTCAGAATCAGAACTATTGATTAAAATTGCGTTTACTTGTAAGATAAGATTAGCAATCTAGAAACAAATTTCTGTTCTGCTCTTTGCACATCTTCACTGAATTATGTCATTGACTCCCGAGTCCAGTTCCAaggattcagaagctcatcgcaTGCCACTATTCAAACTGGTTTGTGCCATATTTCTATGCCTCATCTTTCTAATAAGCAGAAAGATATTGCTATGTCAATATAAGAAAATGGACAAAGGGAAGACAAATagttttattataaaaaaaaaagtaagatgaACAAATCACAAAATGTAGTGAAGATATAAAACCAGAGCTGTGCTGGGGGCATAACTATGCCCGAATGCCAAAGCAGTTCAGAAAGAAGTACATTCATTAAATCATCAGGGCTTCGATCAGAGAAGAACACCACTGTAGCTTTATAACAAATTAGGACACTTTTGTAAGCAACGGACACTGAGGGAGTCATACCAAGTTGTATGATCGACTACTCTGGGctagatcttttttgcttttcttcaaCATGCAAAGCCCGGTCATAATCTAGGCTACAGCTCTCACTGGTTCTCTTATCTCTAAATGAAGACACGCTGAAGAAGCCAGTCCAAGTTGCTTTTGTTTAAAAAGCAAGGGAAAAAATCCAAATCATCAAACTCTGAACTTTTTCCTTGTGACATACACTAGCTTTGAGCCCAAGTCTTGAGGAGTGAAAGACAGTTGTACTAACCCACTAAATAAACCATGTCTAAGGAAAGACAAATGTGCATCCATATGGGAGCCAGTGGCTTACACAGGTGCCCTCACCAGATTGATGGTGTCAAAAACCTGGACCTCGCCGATAGTCGCACTCCCAGGGTACGCCAGATAACAGTTATCACCGTTTATGGACAGTGCACACAAACCTGCATGGGACAAAGATAAACAGAGAAGAAAGATGTGAAAGCTGAATTGTAGGTATAACCGTgtaaatgtattccacacagGTGAAAGCAACTTATATTCTAGTACGACAGCTACTCGAGAACAACCTTTTATGCAGATTGTAATCTTGTACCTTaggaaaggcagcagcaacctaacTAGACAATTAGACTCAATTGTTTTCCTGTTCTTCAGGATTATGTTAGACTTAATAAACCCAACTGACGAGGGAGAGACATTTTGTTTCCCAGTGAAGACACACCTTATGTTTCACTGGTTTAAGCAATAGCAGCATTTTTCTTTCTACTAATGTGTATTTACAATTCAAACAAAAGTGACAAACAAGAACGAAGAGTAGCACGCTGCTATTACAATATACAAAAATGATAAACAATGCAAGTCAACAATGACATTAATACACAAAATGCCTCTTTACATGTCAGGTAGACTGGATAATAAAAATgtaatgtaaaatttaaaaaaaacccgacaaataattatttcttggctgcatagagagaagaatggtcagcagaaaaagggaggtgatattgccccgtCCGTATAGGTCCCtgctgagacctcatttggaatagtgtgtaattctggagactgcactttcaaaaggatatcaacaggatggagtcggtccagagggtggctactaaaatggtcagtgatcttggatctaaagcacatggggacaaacttgtataccctagaggaaaggcaagagaggggagctatgatagaaacatttaaatacctcctagttttccatgtacaggaggcaGGTCTCATTCAATAGAAAGCAAGGCTCTtgaatgaggagtcatgggatgggagTGAAAGGGGGGGTAGATTCagcagtaatctaaggaaatatttctttacagatgcatggaacagcctccctgtgaaagtggtggagacaagaataATATCCAAATTCAAGAAGCCATAGGACAAGCACAgatgatctctgagggagtggtagggattgtaaagttgAATTaaattggtgtggatgggcagaccagataagccgaatggtctttttctgcagtcatgtttctcCGATTGTACGCTTATATTGTTATTGCTTTGAACTAAACACACTCTTTCACTTTAAATGTAACTTCACTCAATTATTCTATTTTTTTCCAAATGCACTGCTGTCCGTTAAATTTACCATGCAGACAAATGAATGTCCTGCCAACTAGGAGTAATCAGCTTAGAGTGGCGCTGTGTTGGCTGCTGCCCAAACCCTGCTACCAGAATCCGTGTCAGGTTATGTCTTTGTTCACCTACCTCCGAAATGTGATATTACAATGGATTTGTCTTTTTAATTGCATTGAAACCATATATCATAATGAATGTAATTTGTTTTAAGGGTTCTCAAGTTTCATCTCATCTTTGATATTTCTGTCCCTATACCTTGGCTCTTCAATTTCCTCATAAAACAACCAACTCCCATATTCCTCCACCTAAAAATACTGACGAACTTTTCCCATTACTGAACACAAGCATCTCTCTACTGCTAAGAAATAATTTTATTATGCTGGCAAGTATAAAAATTCAccatcaaaatgtattttttttaagttctacTGTTTACCATGCATTTCTATTTGACTATTTagttaagaaaacaaaaaaaaaaaaataatctggtAGGCAGCCAAACTGAAGCTGATAAATTATAGCCTTGCTCTTTACTAAAATTAAATAATATGAAAAGCAAAAGCAGTACACTGATTTCAGTCTGTTCTGGGaatggatttaagattttgtcgCCCCTAGGTAGTTTCAGTATCCctcaactccctcctcccccacctcctgtaagggtctgttacagggCGGCAGAGGGTTGAGagtcagcagagctggaaggcagcaaatcttagccggCCTGATGCCCCTAAAGgtttgccgccctaggcacaggtgTAATGTGGCTGCCTACAGACAAATCCAGGGCTCTTCACAAGATCCTTGTCTGCTATGTGAATGTCTTCAGATGAGCAGAGATTTTATAACCGATGTTTGTTAATGCTCGTTTCTTGGTTTTTTTATGCTCTTTTCTGGGGCTGTATATCCCATTACATGTCTAGGCAAAACCCCTAGGCCAAGTATATGCTGGAAATTACAGTACTAATCAAGACTAATATGAATTTTGCAGGTCTGTGCGAGTCagaaatgagctgatttgcattaGGGAGTGGGCTCACCTGTTGGGTTTGGGGGAGTCTCTCTGATTGTGTGCAGTACCTTCATATCCCGTATATTGTGTATATAAAGAGATTCTTCTAGGCATACTATCAACCTCTGCAGAAGGAaaaaaggggaagagaaaaaaGTACTACACAATGACAACAAAATCTGTGAAATCAGAAAATAACACTAAATCATTCCTGTATCAGGACACACAACACTGCATGAGATCATTCATGTGACAGTAATAAAATGAAATGTCTCCTTCTTGCAGTGGCAATAAACCGATTTTCACAACAATCAATTTagtgtacaataaataaaatcataaatacaataagACAAACATCatattaaatacataaaaacaaaagattAAATTAAACATACAGAACATTATACAATATAAGCCTTAAAAAAGATAACAAATCTAGACCCCCAAAAAGATGAACAAATTAATCCTCAGAAATAATCAGGTCTTTACTAAATTCGAGATATTTTTTCTCTATACATAAATCTAATGGAAGGGAACTCCAATAGAGAACCTGGTATTGAAAGGAGGACCATCTCCCATATGCTCTAGTCCAGaggttcccaagcctgtcctgcgGAACCcccaaccagtcagattttcaggatatccacagtgaatatgcataagataaaatctgcatactatggaggcagtgaatgcaaaatTTATCTTacgcatattcactgtagatatcctgaaaacctgactggctgggggtcctccaggacagatttTGGAACCACTACTCTAGTCAAACTTCTCAGGGGAGATGGAAGCTTCAAAACCTCTAGTTGAGAGTTTGACTTGGTTTATAGGGAATTAATAAATTGTTCAAATATGCAGCAGCCCCCTGGTTTAAATGTCCTAATCATCAAACAAAGAAGTTTAAAAGCAATCCTGGTTTGGGCTAGGAGCCAGTAAATTTCTTTGCGCAGTACTGTAATATGCTCATATTGTGAAGCCCCAAAAATAACTCAAGCCTCATTTTGTAGTAACTAATCTCCTTAAAGCAATCTTGGCAATATTGAGATACAGTGAAGCTACATTATATTAGAACTGATTGAAGAAAATCAAGTCTTGTTGGACTTCTGCATGCAAACAATGAGCAGTGAAAGACACATGGTTCTTTACAGGTATTCACTCTACAGATGTACTAGCATTTAATCACCCCACTCTACTCAGTCTATCCTGCCTTCCAAAAGGAGACTCAAGGGGTTCATAATTCATTGTGCAATAATATAAACCAGAACAACATAATACAATagcaatacaataaaacattgcaatataaatcacaaaaaaataacaaaaacccaACATTCCCCAACCATTCCAACAACCCATTCACAATCTAGCCCCGATTAcaaaatatttgatttatattccacagaAATGACCCCCAACCTACACCCCAAGGACAATTCCTCCCATTCTTCCCAGTCACATTCAAAGGAGCTCCCAAAGGgacaacacctcccccccccgtTTCAGCCTGGAGCTATGGCCTTGCAGATAACATCACACAGTGGGTAGAGCTATCTGTTGGGTCCGTGTTGGATGGCTGAGCTGCGATGGAAAAGGGGGAAAAGCTGGAAAAGTCTCACCCCCTTCTCCTACAGCTCTCGTGCAAGCTTGATGCTGTTCTTTCTGCCTATAACTCAGTTCAGCACATCACTGACCTAACTAATGAAGGCATTAGGCACTTTGCTATGTAATCAAAACACTAGAATTCCTTTTAAGAGCTAAAAACTATTCAGTGAGTGAAAACATTTcaacattttgtaaaataaacCATGATTAGTCATTATCGATTTAAAACAAGTATAATGAAACAATCTGTATTTTTGCAGTTGTTGGGAGTCTGAATTAACATTCAGGTGAAGTCACTACTCACCTGCCTGTTGAGTTTGACAGCTAAGATTGTGTTGGAATAGCTGTAGTTGCAGATCTCAGTCCCCTTCTTAAAGTGACAAACTTTCAACTTTCGTGGGGCTTTGAGGCTAACAATGGCCACCAGACTACTAGAGAACAGCCGCTCAACAATGCACACGTCTTCAGTGTCAGCTAAGAGGTTATCCAAAggggaaggaaaaaagaaagaaacttttTCTTAGTTTGCAGAAGCAGTTAATAAATTATGCACAGACATAATAAACTTGATATGCTAGCCAACAGCCGTACTTCAGTGAAACACTGCATGTACATTTCTCACATGAGCGGCTACAGAAACCTGTGTTGTATTTTTAGTTCATTAAATTAAGCTCTGAGATTGATAGCTTGATTGGAAAAACCAGTGCGAGACTGAAAGAGTATTGGTATCAAGTGGAACAGGCACATTGACATGACTAGGAGTCATTCAGAGAATGGTCACTGGAATACATTAGGAGAGGGGCAGGCATGTGGGGAAAAGACTGGGTAGCTGCACATGAAACCTCATGGTGTTTTAGTTCCAGTAGGGACCCAC from the Rhinatrema bivittatum chromosome 14, aRhiBiv1.1, whole genome shotgun sequence genome contains:
- the WIPI2 gene encoding WD repeat domain phosphoinositide-interacting protein 2 isoform X2, which codes for MNLASQSGEGGFSQLLFANFNQDNTSLAVGSKSGYKFFSLSSVDKLEQIYECTDTEDVCIVERLFSSSLVAIVSLKAPRKLKVCHFKKGTEICNYSYSNTILAVKLNRQRLIVCLEESLYIHNIRDMKVLHTIRETPPNPTGLCALSINGDNCYLAYPGSATIGEVQVFDTINLRAANMIPAHDSPLAALAFDASGMKLATASEKGTVIRVFSIPEGQKLFEFRRGVKRCVSICSLAFSMDGMFLSASSNTETVHIFKLETVKEKPPEEPTTWTGYFGKVLMASTSYLPSQVTEMFNQGRAFATVRLPFCGHKNICALATIQKIPRLLVGASDGYLYMYNLDPQEGGECTLMKQHKLNPSSAVYFRLNQKMNGSE